The DNA region cgggttaccaaacacaccctaaatgttcaaatttgatcagagaaaataaaaacaaatggataaaaattatgacaagCATGTCAGAAATATCAAATAAGTGAAATGAAAGTATACTAAGAATTACTCTAATTTGGGATTAAGCATAATGAGAGTTGAGAAACAGAATAGAATTGATTACCTGCAAGAAGTGGATATCAGTGGCAGCAGTAAGAGCATAGTTTCCATCATCCCCCTCAACCGCAACAAGTGGAAGCAGCTGATTCAAATACACATCCCATATTTTCTCATTCACATTGATACAATCTGCAACAGGATGCAAGAACTACACCCACCTCACATTAGATTCTCAATTTCTACATTACAgacttcaattatatatattcctagGTTAATATATACGTACTGGTTCAAACTTGCCGGTGGCTGGCACCAACGATTCTGGGACATCATCTGGGAAGAAAGGATTTTCCTCTGCAGATAGATACCTCCCAACCTGTTAATTATGTACGTTAGTTAATGTTAGGATCAACAATTCCACTACATTTTAGATACCAACTACTCTTAAATCTTATTGCTAGAGGTTCAAATCGTGATACCTCTATCAAATCAAGCACATACAATTATAACTAGTAGCTAATACATAACTTTATTATGTCGTTATATCGTCCGTCATACATTTAAGAGACGCGAAGCTCTGAATTTGACCTTTTAAGTCTTGACTTCCGCTCAACAATTCTCATCTATCGAGTTAGATTTAGTCTTTACCAATCTAGGGCTCAAATTCTTGACTTACCTTTGATACCTCACAAGTACTTATcattatgcaattttattttctgtcACACattttcaaaatgctaaatgcTGGACTTAATTTTTTAAGTCCTTTATCGATCTGATCTCCGTTCAACAATCTCTATCCATTAAGCTAGACTTGACCATTACCTGCCTCTTCCCCATCTTTTAATCTAACCAATGAGATTATAAACTCATTTCTTTCCaccaaaatttttcaaattcatcCCGATCGAGAATCTAAAACTATACTAGAAGATTTGCGAAGAAGAAAACTCAGATGGGAGTTAGTTGAGGAGaaagatggagatggagatggagacaGCACCTTGGATTGAAGAGCTTCGGTTTCTTTAAAGATGAAGTGGAACAAGGAGCCCGACAACGTGGTCGGAAGCCCAGGAGAAGTCTCGTCGTACAAGGTGGGATTTCTGGGGAATTTGGCTCTCTCGATGAGGCAGAAAACGATGGTGTCCTCCTGTCGGATCAGGCTCGTCCGCACCGTTTCAAGAGTCACGCCGCCGTGATCGTAGCCGTTGTTGCTGCCAGCCATTTTGTTCGTTTTGCAAGAGAATCTATTATCGGAGACTTTATGCACGAAGAAGTCTTTGATAAATGGACGTTTTAGAGTAATGAAGTGGGAACCGATGTTGACACGACATCATATACGACATGGGATATGTGTCTGAGAATCGTCGTGGGTCGCACGTTAGTATTAGTCTTAGCTTGTAATCCTCGGGTTGATTATGAAAATCTCGAGAAATCTGAGAATGACACTTTGAACCTctctattatttaatattatagaaaTCTACATGTTTTTTTGGTGACTAAAGTAATTACAAAAGAATTATGACGGTTAGTAAGAGAATTAGGTATATCGAGATTCGgaatatatctactatactaataagagccaaagagagttaggcctaaaatgggtagaaaaaatggcggtcaaattatttaatcaaatggatggttcagatgaattatttaatcgaatagatggttaagataattcagattaatattattaatagagagtacctaatttaaccttagttttatgattatccgttaagttttccgttaaatattctcttctccgttaatataccgttaacttttaacttacccattaatttctataagaaaggtcttaggttcgaacctcatctcaatcaaatttgacataattaagtttctcactctattttactcttattaaattaaataaattagtagctacaacaaaaaatgatacatatgtatttctttaatttagaattatgtgtctacaatacctttatttgaaaaaaatattcattatcaaaaaattaaattaaataagagaaataatttcattagttatattgtctttattttctctcatgcaaagattctttacatattcaaatttatcaattgatattcattacattgtccattatcttatttttacaatatcttgtaattaaatatcaaagttatagtacaaaataatgttatatatttatttaccaagtattttattaatactatgaaaaaaaatttaaaataatttgaagctaattatattaactacttggggattggttgacaaagagagtactcaaataataacccaacaaattgaagcggaatcactctattttactcttattcaattaaataaattagtagttacaccaaaaatgatacatatgtatttctttaataccatgaaaaaaataaaaaagaatagtttgaaaccaatcatattaactacttgggggatttgttgacaatgaaagtactcaaataacccattacccagcaaattgaagcgagaaactaccttttaatatctttagaatatataatattttaaattttcaaatttttattaatttatttaatcttttttcttaaactaggaatatatacaataatggttaaaccaaatgaaccccaagcagaacacctaaaggaaagtccatagctcctatatcataatctcattgcatgacgttgtcatctatgctaccaacaataaccgaattgcaaataacacactaccaacaaaaaggaagagaacaaatagtaaagatgaagataatgacaatgttacttaaaagagaattaagaacacttagaaaaatttaaattaaaagtagtatttatttagactatcatttttatttaaactatcgattttacaaggttgcaaacatttattttagtaataattataatgaattttttatattatcttggattcatatactttaagttagatatttaaataaaaaaaattcgacattcaattacccatgtataaacttctcctatatatttttgcattgatatactttcaaatatttatttaaatataaacattgggtatttgataaatataatatgtgcagtccaactatcagcttaggcttttagttgagatggagcacatgctttaatttgttatcagagccatgcaaaagatcatggattcgaatctccgcgtcacccacaaaaagagacttccacgtgttgcgTTTGGAAATCCATCGCACATGTTGAGGGGGCGTCACCCacaaaaagagacttccacgtgttgcgcTTGGAAATCCATCGCACATGTTGAGGGGGCATCACCCACAAAAAAGATCATGGGTATCCATCGCACATGTTGAGGGGGCATCACCCACAAAAAagatcatgggttcgaatctccgcgtcacccacaaaaagagacttccacgtgttgcgcTTGGAAATCCATCGCACATGTTGAGGGGGCATCACCCACAAAAAGAGACTTCCATGTGTTGCGCTTGGAAATCCATCGCACATGTTGAGGGGGcgtgataaatataatatgtgtagtccaactatcagcttaggcttttagttgagatggagcacatgctttaattgtattaacccattcgcgcaatgtgcGTATGAAACTAGTATCAATATGTATGGAGTAAGAATTTTGTTCAAAGTAAGCAGTTCTCTTGTGCGTATCTGCATTTGATCTTGTCTACTGATTCACTAAATTactgtaatttatattttttcaaatgttTTATTGGGACAATGAGTTGGCCAGATTCAACTTTTTGATAAGAGATTTGGATGTCAA from Ipomoea triloba cultivar NCNSP0323 chromosome 6, ASM357664v1 includes:
- the LOC116021883 gene encoding chorismate mutase 2-like, with product MAGSNNGYDHGGVTLETVRTSLIRQEDTIVFCLIERAKFPRNPTLYDETSPGLPTTLSGSLFHFIFKETEALQSKVGRYLSAEENPFFPDDVPESLVPATGKFEPFLHPVADCINVNEKIWDVYLNQLLPLVAVEGDDGNYALTAATDIHFLQALSRRIHYGKFVAEVKFREAPDDYTPAIRAKDRDALMKLLTFEAVEEMVKKRVERKAREFSKEVKANGSDDDPENCKVDPSLMCRLYAEWVIPLTKLVEVEYLLRRLD